A portion of the Burkholderiales bacterium genome contains these proteins:
- the vsr gene encoding DNA mismatch endonuclease Vsr, which yields MSTSKHESERQKRSALMRRIRQKDTAPETAVRRALHALGYRYTLHPGNLPGRPDLAFPRRKAAIFVHGCFWHTHSCKHGRQRPSTNVAYWNAKSVANRARDRRKSRELRGMGWRSMIVWECQLRNDRWIARARRFLDHPRRASAG from the coding sequence ATGTCGACGTCGAAGCACGAGTCGGAACGACAGAAGCGCAGCGCGCTGATGCGGAGGATACGCCAGAAGGATACGGCGCCGGAAACGGCCGTCCGTCGGGCGCTTCACGCCTTGGGATACCGTTACACGCTCCATCCGGGGAACCTTCCGGGGCGGCCAGACCTCGCGTTTCCCCGGCGCAAGGCGGCGATATTCGTGCACGGATGCTTCTGGCACACGCATTCCTGCAAGCACGGCAGGCAACGCCCGTCCACGAATGTCGCCTACTGGAACGCGAAGTCCGTCGCGAATCGCGCCAGGGATCGCAGAAAATCGCGGGAACTGAGAGGCATGGGCTGGCGCTCGATGATCGTATGGGAGTGCCAGCTCAGGAACGATCGCTGGATCGCAAGGGCGCGTCGCTTTCTCGATCACCCTCGTCGCGCTTCGGCTGGGTAG
- a CDS encoding DNA cytosine methyltransferase, with protein sequence MEVAGLFAGIGGFELGLHRAGHRTSLLCEIRPGAQAVLERSFPGIRIDADVRALGPIPRGVDLICAGFPCQDLSQAGRTSGLGGEQSGLIRTVFEVLRNRRIRPTLLIENVPFMLQLHGGAAMRAIVDNLEDLGYSWAYRVVDSFSFGLPQRRERVFLVASLDLRPEDVLLVDDAPLDRPSSAIGSLAHGFYWTEGRGGLGWAVDAVPTLKNGSTIGIASPPAVLLPDLSVVTPSIRDAEAMQGFERGWTAPAEAVERASARWSLIGSAVSVPVAEWIGHRLSGPGEFEAVDVSDFPAAGKLPRAALGGPGIGRWSVQISSDPVGTRGPRLATFLERPAKPLSAKATAGFYARATDSRTRLRFEPGFLDAVRTHRDRMLDQMPENLAA encoded by the coding sequence ATGGAAGTGGCAGGATTATTCGCCGGCATAGGAGGGTTCGAGCTCGGCCTGCACCGGGCCGGCCATCGGACGAGCCTCCTGTGCGAGATCCGGCCGGGTGCGCAGGCGGTACTCGAGCGGTCTTTCCCGGGAATTCGAATCGATGCGGACGTTCGGGCGCTCGGCCCGATCCCGCGCGGCGTCGATCTGATTTGTGCCGGCTTTCCTTGCCAGGATTTGAGTCAGGCTGGCAGAACCAGCGGCCTCGGCGGTGAACAGTCCGGACTCATCCGCACGGTGTTCGAAGTTCTCCGCAACAGGAGGATCCGCCCGACGTTGCTCATCGAGAACGTACCCTTCATGCTGCAGTTGCACGGCGGCGCAGCCATGCGCGCCATCGTCGACAACCTGGAGGACTTGGGCTACAGCTGGGCATATCGCGTAGTCGATTCGTTCTCGTTCGGCCTGCCGCAGCGTCGCGAGCGGGTGTTCCTCGTTGCGTCGTTGGATCTGCGGCCGGAGGACGTGCTGCTTGTCGACGACGCGCCGCTAGACCGCCCTTCTTCGGCCATCGGGTCGCTCGCCCACGGGTTTTACTGGACGGAAGGGCGCGGCGGCCTCGGCTGGGCAGTGGACGCGGTGCCGACGCTGAAAAACGGAAGCACGATCGGAATCGCGTCGCCACCGGCGGTTCTCCTGCCGGACCTCAGCGTCGTCACGCCCAGCATTCGCGACGCCGAGGCGATGCAGGGCTTCGAGCGTGGGTGGACCGCGCCGGCGGAGGCGGTCGAGCGCGCTTCCGCGCGGTGGAGCCTGATCGGCAGCGCGGTCAGCGTGCCGGTCGCCGAGTGGATCGGTCACCGCCTGAGCGGGCCGGGCGAATTCGAGGCGGTCGACGTGAGTGACTTCCCTGCGGCCGGAAAGCTGCCTCGCGCCGCCCTCGGCGGGCCGGGCATCGGTCGATGGTCGGTGCAGATCAGTTCCGACCCGGTCGGGACTCGTGGCCCTCGCCTGGCGACGTTTCTGGAGAGGCCCGCGAAGCCGCTCAGCGCGAAGGCGACCGCAGGCTTCTACGCCCGCGCGACGGATTCGCGCACGCGCTTGCGATTCGAGCCCGGATTCCTCGACGCGGTGCGAACGCACCGCGATCGCATGCTCGATCAGATGCCGGAGAATCTGGCAGCGTAG
- a CDS encoding dehydrogenase, which produces MHYMLLILEPHGQRAERTEAEGRAAYDAMLRHADALKARGVLRAAQSLRTDTEGVRVNVRGGRRTLVDGPFSESKEMIGGYFLVECASRDEAVEIAAGIPAAAWATVEVREFGPCFL; this is translated from the coding sequence TTGCACTACATGCTGCTGATCCTCGAGCCGCACGGCCAGCGCGCGGAGCGCACCGAAGCGGAGGGCCGCGCCGCCTACGACGCGATGCTGCGCCACGCGGATGCGCTGAAGGCGCGCGGCGTGCTGCGCGCGGCGCAGTCGCTTCGCACCGACACTGAAGGCGTCCGAGTCAACGTGCGCGGTGGCCGGCGCACACTGGTCGACGGCCCGTTCTCCGAATCGAAGGAGATGATCGGCGGCTATTTCCTCGTCGAGTGCGCGTCGCGCGACGAAGCCGTCGAGATCGCCGCCGGCATCCCGGCGGCCGCGTGGGCGACCGTCGAGGTGCGCGAGTTCGGACCGTGCTTCCTGTGA
- a CDS encoding UPF0149 family protein → MTTVRRSEGPLTDGEISELEDLLAALRGDRDTFDVSMLDGFLVGVLLQPEAVMPSAWLPVVFDAREGEPMISGDPDRAQRVVDLVMRHHDNLAAHIASREPFDLIVFEAADAEGDAAEPADPFLPLWPWAAGFADALAAFPALLDQYGDDEDVDAALVNVTRHLRTLPDDTSEAALQQTREREEIDREVPLDDLDDAIEQLVLGVLDIADMTRPNRPIERAQPKIGRNEPCPCGSGRKYKQCHGRGGS, encoded by the coding sequence GTGACGACCGTTCGCCGGTCCGAGGGGCCGCTGACCGACGGCGAGATCAGCGAGCTCGAGGACCTGCTCGCCGCGCTGCGCGGCGACCGGGACACCTTCGACGTGTCGATGCTCGACGGCTTCCTCGTCGGCGTGCTGCTGCAGCCGGAAGCGGTGATGCCGTCGGCGTGGCTGCCGGTCGTGTTCGACGCGCGCGAGGGCGAGCCGATGATCTCCGGCGATCCCGACCGCGCGCAGCGCGTGGTCGACCTCGTCATGCGCCACCACGACAACCTCGCGGCGCACATCGCCTCGCGCGAGCCGTTCGACCTGATCGTCTTCGAAGCCGCCGACGCCGAGGGCGATGCCGCCGAGCCGGCCGACCCGTTCCTGCCGCTGTGGCCGTGGGCGGCCGGGTTCGCCGACGCGCTCGCCGCGTTCCCGGCGCTCCTCGACCAGTACGGGGACGACGAGGACGTCGACGCCGCGCTGGTCAACGTCACGCGCCACCTTCGCACCCTTCCGGACGACACGAGCGAAGCGGCGTTGCAGCAGACGCGCGAGCGCGAGGAGATCGACCGCGAAGTGCCGCTCGACGACCTCGACGACGCGATCGAGCAGCTCGTGCTCGGCGTCCTGGACATCGCCGACATGACGCGCCCGAATCGCCCGATCGAGCGCGCGCAACCGAAGATCGGCCGCAACGAACCCTGTCCCTGCGGCAGCGGACGCAAGTACAAGCAGTGTCATGGGCGCGGGGGTTCCTGA